TGAACTGGCATCCCGTGGTAATGAAGCAGCAGAGTTGCCATGAGCACTTTTTCTGAAAGGGAAAAATTGGGACTTAGTGTATACATATACCCTATTGATATGAATACAATTATACTTTAAAAAATACTTAGTTTTGTCATGCTTCCTGCTGAGTCTACAAGAGTCAAAGAAGCTAGCTAAGATCACCAATATCACTTGTCTAACGTCACCATGCTGCACATTGAGATGATTTCGCCTTCCTTATCTTTTACAGGCAGCTTAATGCAGCTAACAGCTCGAGAGGGGCACATAAAAAGGTCAAATTCATGAGGCCAAAGAACGGTGTGCAAGCGCAACTGCAGCTTTAACGGGGGACTTTCCCCACTGCAATCTAACTAACGTTGCATGAAACCAATGGCTACTCGTGTCGACTTGACTTTGACTATGGCAGTGTTTTGGAAAGACTATCACAACGGCACTAGCGTCATTAAATACACAGAAGTCGCAAAGATTCACCGAAATGTAAACACCATAACGTCTTCACGTGACTTTATAGTTTCCTTCAACCACGCTTTGCATGCGTCACGTATTGAAAAATAATATAACATCACCATCAATTTCGCGCGACCTGCGTCGAAAGGGCGCTCGCTGCGTCAACTCGAAGAATCCAAAGATGTAAAACGTCTGAACAAGTTTAGCCAGAAGACGGATGGGCAGAGCTTGTAAGCTAGCTAGCTGTGAGCTAGCTTACAAGCTAGCTTGCGTTGGCTCGTTAAGGGTTAGCGAACTCGGGCAAGCTAACATTGGTAGCAGTCAGAAACtctaaacattttacaaacaggtATTGTTCGCTCAATAACATACCTTAATATTCTTCAAAAAATCAAAATCCATGCAGTGTATTTCTTACATCGGTTTCTCGGCAGCGCGATCCACCTCACACATGGACCGGATGTCaacatagctgtggtaggagaagccatgcgagcgaatgacagagccgagagagttggtgtagagagagaagaggaggggacccaggacggaaccctgaggaactctggtagtaagaggacaaggttccgacacagatcctcgccaggttacccggtaggtgcggccgtcaaggtaggacgagacaagggagagagcagagcttgtgacaccaagttcctgaagggaggaaataaggatctggtggtttactgtgtcaaatgcagcagaaaggtccagaaggatgaggacagaggagagagaagcagctctaacagtgtggagttgctctgagacagcgaggagagcagtctctgtggaatggcctgccttgcaGCCTGACTGGTAAGGATCGAgaaggttgttacggtggagataccAGATAATGACTTGCTACATTCTTGCTACATCAATTTGGAATGGAatgattaaaaagtaaaaatgtaatacaTGTTTCATTACATAACTGATTAAATGGTGTAATATTTAAGAGTATGAAGTGGCGCACATGCATTATTTCAATAGTAAAGTTGGATAAATCAGTATCCGAGtatgttttgcatgttttccaTCAAACATTTTGTTCGGAAGGTTAATACGTATGTAACTCATTGTCAGATATTAGGTGTGTAATTACATATGTTATTAGGTTTTATGATAGCATTTACgggaattaaaaatatttttaagacAAGTCCCCAAATTtgctttaaatttaaaactTGTAATGGAGGATAAATAGATGTCCTGAACACATTCATCAATCATCCTTTGGACTtattgagaaaagtattttcattgccattcaaacatttagaaatTATCTTTTTGAAGTTGCAAAAATAGGACTTCTGCTTTGGATAATTCTCTACATTTGTACAGTGAACATGTTTAATTTTTAAagagtagtcagagaggtcctaaCACATGTGCATTGGTCTTTGTGTGGAATTATtgggaagattttttttattgcagctcaaatatggagaaattATCTTTTTGAACATATACTTATGGgacttttactttggagaaatctccaaatctgtacagtaaaaacacTTGATATTCATCATgctagtagtcagagaggtccttaacacaagTACATTGATCTTTGcctggaattattgagaaatatgtttttattgctgTCCAGATACGGAGAAATTTTTTGAGTTTTTgaagggcttttactttgaagaaatctccaaatctgtacagtaaaaatatttcacttttcttacaACAGTAGTCCGAGATGTCCTAAACACATGtatttgactttgactgtaATTATTGAgaaagtatttttattgcagttcaaactttgaTAAATGGTCTTTTGGACTTTGAAATATAGGATAATTATCTAATTATGTACAGTAAACGTATTCCTTTTTTGTACAATAGTAGTCAGAATGGTCCTGAACACACATATTTCAGTCATTGTCCAGAAAAGGGGTCTTcgacgtttttcaggccaaggacccccaaactgatggcgagatggagcagggaccccctattctacggagtttggtccgccatcttttatttttgagcgcTGCTGAGATTACTACGGAAATCCGAGTGTGAAAAACAGGTGGCAACGGCACAGAAGCGTCGTAATAAAAATGTAACTGCACCATGGGGCGAAAAGTCACTACCCAGCCTATAAAACACTGCCATCGTCTGGTGAGCTGTGGTGGACAGCTCGAATCCCTTCCACCAAATACATCTACACATTTGTGAAATTGCATAACAGGTTGGCAGATTTGAGTTTTGTTACTCGTCGACTGGTGGCGCGTAAACGACGTCTTTCCCCAAAACCCCCGAATTAATTCACGTTTGGGTGCAAGTcgccatttgtttttgtttttttgcatctgGATCCCGCAGAGTTGGCACACCACGACTCCAACTGGAAGCTTCTCTCAGCTGCACCAGAAAACCCCCTTACAGCTCCCTCACCAGGTCTCCCCGGGATCCGTGTTTTGCACCGCTCTTCAATTTGCATTTCTTACTCGGATTCTCCGTGCGACGGGATCAGCCACTCGAAACCAGCGGGCGCTCCACGGCTCTATTGTTCGTACGCGTCCATTTCCAAAGCAATACGCGCAGAAAaggaacagaaaaaaagcactGGAAATTTTGAATAATGTTAGCGGAGATCCATGCGGGAGAACACTGAGCACCTTTCGCTTTACCGTTATTTCAGTTGCGTACCTACGGAGACGGACACGTGTCTTCGGGGTAAACAGAAAGGGCTAGATCGTGTCAGTAGATtacctttgtttttcttcctcgctTTTGTTTGTCACAGACGACCAGCTTGGCGACCAGCTATACATTTCAGTTTCTGCGCCCTGGTGATAAAGACGCATTGGGAGATGTCGGAAGTGCTGCCTTTCAACGAAGAAAAAATGAGTCATTATGGAAATGAAGGCGACGAGGGACACCTTTCCTTCACCTGTCGTCTTCAAGACACCAACAACTTCTTCAATGGATCACAGAACAAACGTCCGCCGAAACTCGGACAAATAGGCAGGAGCAAACGGGGTAATTATATAATTAAGGCGTGTTCGTTTGTAAGGTGATGTGTTGAATGCGCACGTAGGTTACCACTGGACCATAATTAAGGATGTTCCCTGTGAGGACAGAAAGGCAACACCTTTTGCATGGAAGTGGTCTCAAACAGAGCGTATATCAGACGCATTGGTTTATTTTTGCATGCGTGTGTGATGTATGGgttattaaatatttcattcgCATTGCAACACGAGTTGGATGCGCAGTGCGTGCTGTTAAACGCCTTGTGAATGCTAGCCAACAGAGTTGCTGAATGTCCCCTCCCCAATAATCGGAAGGATTGAGATATGGCATTTGTGTTTGCATGACCGATTAATGCTCTTTGTGTGTGGTGAGACCCGCGAAATGCTCGCTGAAATTGAGGCTCCCTTGTGGTAGTACTCTCATGGACAGACACAGTTGCATTAACAGGAGCACACAGACACTACACGGACCAAGATGCCACAGGCAGACATGTAATTGCAAGTAGTTGAGGACCCGCAGAGACCTGCAGAAATGTACACGCACGTATTTTGCATAGGCTACTCTACCTCTCCTGCATGCACACACCGCTACTGCTCATGCAGTGTAGGGGTGATGGTTTTGTGCTTTAATGTCCTCCTGTCTCTGGTTGTGCTTCgtgagaccccccctccctttcctcaTTAACTCTCTCCCATGTCATCCACAGTTGTTATTGAGGATGAGAATGGCGACAACGAAGCACAGAAAAATGGAACAGAGAAGACCCCGGCAGAGGCTTAGAGCGCTCGGCTTCAACAACCCCCAAAAGACACTCTTGAAATTTTGAATGGTGATGTTGAGCAGTTTTAATCCAAAGACACTGTATATAAGCACTTTCTCTCATGTGGCAGCAAGCAGCACTTCCACGCCTTGCTCTCCCAGTCGGTTGTGGCCATCCAGGTGAGGAGGACTGGCAAGGGTGGGAGATGGCATCGAAGGAGACCCCCAGGTGGACCCCCTCTCTCcctgacatacacacacacgcacacagacaaacacccTCAATTGCAGGGTTTCGCCATAAATCCAACAGCAGTAGAAGACAACAGAGGGTGGGGGGTTGAGGTGGAAGAAGGATACCACGCCGTTGAAATGCAGAAATCAGGGACatgatacagaaataaatatgatATAAAACTAAAGCACACACTTCTCCTATATCTTATCAATCAAACCTATGATATCATCATTTCTGCTCTTTGATCCAGGGCAACTTGTAAATATGGAAAGGGTAGCCCATATTTTCTTGCACAAAGTGGAAAACTGGTTTGTCCTGTGTTGAagactttatttattgatcctTTGGAATATGTGTTTTGCAGAGACTTAAGGCCAGAGGGGGCGTTCTTTTGTATGTCGATAAAACTTGAAATGAATGggagtgatttcttttttttcttcacttaaCAATTCTTGATGTTGCCTGAGTGTTTTTTGTTACGTATACTTTGCAGCTAATGAGTCATTTATATACAGTGTACCTCCCACCTGTTTGTAAGCTTCCCAGGTTTTCACCTGGATTGGTTAATTATGTAACTTGACTGTACACACCCTATTGATAAACTATTTATATTGCATTGTGCATTATTGTGCCAAATCTCATGAGGAATAATACTGTACGAGAAAACTTATTTTTTTGTGCTTTATACATTAAGTCGTACAATTCAGTTGTTTTATTGGGTTGCCATTTTTAGGGCCCTTCTCAAAACACCGAGATACCAACTCATGCATGGCAAATATAAAATCATGCATGCACGGCAGACGCTCTGAAACTCTGTATTCTTGAAGCACCTCGTTTACAGCTTTGAATGACAAACCTTGAGAAACAGTCTTAATTCTCCGTAGTACTGTCCCATTCTCACTGATTTGTACAGTGGCCTAATATCTTGTAATAAAGATTATGATAAAGTACTATTTACTGTTTAGTGTTGATTGTGGTTTAAGGAATTATCTACTTgatgttgctttttgttttttaaactaacTGTTTCAAAACTGTAGCAAAACACAAATAGAGTTTTGTATGAgagatgaagacacacacactagcttGGCTGATGTTTGGACATGTTACTTGTACAGGTGCGCCTGTTATTGGATTGCCTATCTGACTGCCAAGGAAGGTCAAGTCAGCATTTTCCACTGTGACAAAGTAGCATCCCATTCTTTGGAAAGGTCAGATTGTGAGGACGCAGAAAATTGGAAAAAAGTAATTCCATCAAGAATTTGAAATCCACACTCCTCATTTTGTTTAAGTGTTAAGACACTTGGCTTCAAACCACTGCGCAACGGACTGCAATATCAGAAAATACAGTATTGCAAATTattctgtggggaaaaaatgtaCTTCACTGCTTCCCAATGCAATAAATGGTGGTTTACATCTAaaatctctgctcctctctttaATCAAGTCTTCTTTTTAACTCCATTGCCAGGCCGGTAAATGGTTCGGGTGCACTCAGGTGTGATGCACATTGATGGGACATGACATTTCCAACTCTGCTGTGGTGACTAAATGATTCATGCTATGACGAGTCTCTGTCGGTGTACGGCATCTTAATCCCGGACCACCGGGATGTAAGCTAGGAACATACATGCATCAAATACACATACAAAAGGGATGTGAGCTTGAAAAACGCATACATGTAGCAAACActcatacactcacacacacattcacacgccTCTGTTTCAGCTACAACTGCTGGGCGAGACTAAAATAtagtctctctcttccttcccggTCTTGACAGACATGAAAGGGGCTGCCTGAGCTGGGTACCATGGTAACAGATGCACCTTCCACTTGATGGTGATGCGGTGGGTTCTCGGCGCAGTAGTCTTTCCTGAGCATCGGCATGATAAGATCGCTACATTTAATGGAATGTTCTCCATTATCTTATCTCTGCCCTCTTCTCTCAAGGCCTCCTTTCACTCAGTGGTGTGACCGCATTATCCAGCCAAAATAGTCCTTTCTTCCAGGATGGCAGTCAGGCATGACGATGGCCCCTACTGCAGTAACGTCCTTTACCCTCACACAGAATGAGAGGATTTTACATTAAAGGAGCAATGATCTATGATTTTTCCAAGCGGAGGATCATTTTGTCCCAAATGTTGCATGGAAGGCATGATGTGATCGGATTGAGCTTGGCTCAGATCAGTCTGTAAACAAAGGGTCAGATAATATTCACTCAGAGTAAACCCCCTAGGACTTAACTAGTGACATAGTGCAGAAAATCACAACTGCATTATCCTAAACAATCACCACCCACTGCTGAATGTGTGATTTTCTCAATGTGTCAAAAAAAATTCAGTGGAATGTTATAATAACAAGCCCATCAAACAGTTGTAATGATTTGATCTATAAGCGTATCAATTTGTTGATATCATTTCACAAACCTAGTATATAGAAAGACTTTAGATGAATACATTTGAATGCATCGCCTTAATTTGGATTCAATTTAAGTGTGCACAGCTTTCTTTTACAGCATTTGAGAACTGGAGCCTCCCATTCTTCCAAACTAATAATACagtattttaagtaataaagaTCTCAGATACTTTTCATCAAAACATTGCAGTTAAAGCAGAAATTACTTCAGTATAAGTATATGATTAACAGGATCATAATAAAGTGGccagtcaagtcaagtcaagtcattttattttgtatagcccagaatcgcaaattacaaatttgcctcagagggctttacagtctgtacacatacaacatcctctgccccgaaacccaccatcggcacaggaaaaactccccaaaaaatgaaaaaacccttacaagagggaaaaaagggaagaaaccttagggagaacgtcagaggagggatcccactcccgggatggacagactacaatggatgccatgtgtacagaatgaacaatgtataatacatgcaattcctatgacagaaatgattcaagtaattgtgagtagtaagccaggcgcacagcaggaccactgcaggggcaaccaccatcagatagaaccaccatccacagaatcctgtggggagggagagcacagagattttaggagagggtaatgtcggtttatgagtaaagtaatatgattaatatctaaaataatgatgatgatgatgatggcagcagcaggcgtcagcatggccacggtaggtgtcaggaccagggtcccgaaggaaccacgatctacggagacctgataggggcgaaagcacaaaaaaaactcccggaaagaagctgaattagtcatgtgcattaataaaacttgaattatggtagaacgagagcgtaagagaggagcttggtgtgtcctaagaattcccccggcattctaagcctatagcagcttaactaagggctggtccggactaacctgagccagccctaactataggcagaatcaaagaggaacgttttaagttttactttaaaagagctgaccgaatctgccccccggactgaaagtggaacctggttccacaaaagaggagcttgataactgaaggctcagTCAAGCAGTGTACCTCTTTTATCAATGTATTTCTATGAAAGACTAAGCTTATGTAAAaggataaagaaaagaaagaaaaaaacgagCTGTCGAGCTGCCTTTTTATGTAATTTCTTGATTAATAGTCAGTTGGaccattatttttattataactTTATTTACTGGAAATGGAACCAAGGCCTAATTTAAGTTGTGCGTCGTGACCTTGTGTTTcaaattaaatctaaatctaaatttaaGATCTGGTTAGAATCAGATCTGAGGCACAATCTGCTGGCT
The Gasterosteus aculeatus chromosome 17, fGasAcu3.hap1.1, whole genome shotgun sequence DNA segment above includes these coding regions:
- the camk2n1a gene encoding calcium/calmodulin-dependent protein kinase II inhibitor 2-like isoform X1, which encodes MRENTEHLSLYRYFSCVPTETDTCLRGKQKGLDRVSRLPLFFFLAFVCHRRPAWRPAIHFSFCALVIKTHWEMSEVLPFNEEKMSHYGNEGDEGHLSFTCRLQDTNNFFNGSQNKRPPKLGQIGRSKRVVIEDENGDNEAQKNGTEKTPAEA
- the camk2n1a gene encoding calcium/calmodulin-dependent protein kinase II inhibitor 2-like isoform X2, coding for MSEVLPFNEEKMSHYGNEGDEGHLSFTCRLQDTNNFFNGSQNKRPPKLGQIGRSKRVVIEDENGDNEAQKNGTEKTPAEA